Proteins found in one Taeniopygia guttata chromosome 27, bTaeGut7.mat, whole genome shotgun sequence genomic segment:
- the ACLY gene encoding ATP-citrate synthase isoform X1: MSAKAISEQTGKEFLYKYICTSSAIQNRFKYARVTPATDWARLTQDHPWLLSERLVVKPDQLIKRRGKLGLVGINLTLDQVKAWLKQRLGQETTIANAKGILKNFLIEPFVPHKQEEEFYVCIYAAREGDYVLFHHEGGVDVGDVDAKAQKLLVAVDEKLSESDVKKHLLQHAPADKKDVLASFICGLFNLYEDLYFTYLEINPLVVTKDGVYILDLAAKIDATADYICKVKWGDVEFPPPFGREAYPEATYIADLDAKSGASLKLTILNPKGRIWTMVAGGGASVVYSDTICDLGGVNELANYGEYSGAPSEQQTYDYAKTILSLMTREKHPEGKILIIGGSIANFTNVAATFKGIVRAIKDYQGPLKEHEVRIFVRRGGPNYQEGLRVMGEVGKTTGIPIHVFGTETHMTAIVGMALGHRPIPNQPPAAAHTANFLLNASGSPSTPAPSRTASFSESKPDGIAPAKKAKPTAPLDSIPASRPGSGKATTLFSRHTKAIVWGMQTRAVQGMLDFDYICSRDEPSVAAMVYPFTGDHRQKFYWGHKEILIPVYKNMSDAMRKHPEVDVLINFASLRSAYDSTVETMNYPQIRTIAIIAEGIPEALTRKLIKTADKKGVTIIGPATVGGIKPGCFKIGNTGGMLDNILASKLYRPGSVAYVSRSGGMSNELNNIISRTTDGVYEGVAIGGDRYPGSTFMDHVLRYQDTPGVKMIVVLGEIGGTEEYKICRGVKEGRITKPVVCWCIGTCATMFSSEVQFGHAGACANQASETAVAKNQALKEAGVFVPRSFDELGEVIQSVYQDLVAKRVIEPAEEVPPPTVPMDYSWARELGLIRKPASFMTSICDERGQELIYAGMPITEVFKEEMGIGGVLGLLWFQRRLPRYACQFIEMCLMVTADHGPAVSGAHNTIVCARAGKDLVSSLTSGLLTIGDRFGGALDAAAKMFSKAFDSGIIPMEFVNKMKKEGKLIMGIGHRVKSINNPDMRVQILKDYVKQHFPATPLLDYALEVEKITTSKKPNLILNVDGFIGVAFVDVLRNCGSFTREEADEYIDIGALNGIFVLGRSMGFIGHYLDQKRLKQGLYRHPWDDISYVLPEHMTM; encoded by the exons ATGTCAGCCAAAGCCATCTCTGAGCAGACGGGGAAGGAGTTTTTGTACAAGTACATCTGCACGTCCTCTGCCATCCAGAACCGCTTCAAGTATGCCCGGGTCACCCCCGCCACGGACTGGGCACGGCTCACCCAGGACCACCCGTGGCTCCTGAGCGAG CGTTTAGTGGTGAAGCCAGATCAGCTCATTAAGAGGCGTGGGAAGCTTGGCCTGGTTGGGATTAACCTCACTCTGGATCAGGTGAAGGCTTGGCTCAAGCAGCGCCTGGGCCAGGAAACCACG ATTGCTAATGCAAAGGGAATCCTAAAGAACTTTCTGATTGAACCCTTCGTCCCTCACAAGCAG GAGGAAGAGTTCTATGTGTGCATATACGCTGCCCGTGAGGGAGACTATGTGCTCTTCCACCACGAAGGGGGTGTGGATGTAGGAGATGTGGATGCCAAAGCTCAGAAGCTGCTCGTGGCAGTGGATGAGAAGCTCAGTGAGTCGGATGTGAAGAAGCATCTCCTGCAGCATGCACCAGCTGACAAGAAGGA tgtcttgGCCAGCTTCATCTGTGGCCTGTTCAACCTTTATGAAGATCTGTATTTTACGTACCTCGAGATCAATCCATTAG TGGTGACTAAGGATGGTGTTTACATCCTCGATCTGGCTGCGAAGATTGATGCGACGGCTGACTACATCTGCAAAGTGAAGTGGGGGGATGTGGAGTTCCCCCCTCCTTTTGGCAGGGAAGCTTACCCTGAGGCAA CCTACATTGCTGACCTGGATGCCAAGAGTGGGGCCAGCCTGAAGCTCACGATCCTGAACCCCAAAGGCAGGATCTGGACCATGGTGGCTGGTGGTGGTGCTTCAGTGGTGTACAG TGACACCATTTGTGACCTGGGGGGTGTGAATGAACTGGCAAACTACGGGGAGTACTCAGGAGCCCCGAGTGAGCAGCAGACCTATGACTATGCTAAAACCATCCTTTCCCTCATGACCCGAGAGAAGCACCCAGAAG GGAAGATCCTGATTATTGGAGGCAGCATTGCAAACTTCACCAATGTAGCAGCCACCTTTAAA GGCATTGTGAGAGCAATTAAGGATTACCAAGGCCCTCTGAAGGAGCATGAGGTGAGGATCTTCGTACGAAGAGGAGGCCCGAACTACCAGGAAGGGTTACGTGTCATGGGAGAAGTTG GGAAGACCACAGGGATCCCCATCCACGTGTTTGGCACGGAGACACACATGACTGCCATCGTGGGCATGGCGCTGGGCCACCGGCCCATCCCCAACCAGCCGCCTGCCGCCGCCCACACCGCCAACTTCCTCCTCAACGCCAGCGGCAGCCCCTCG ACTCCAGCACCGAGCAGAACCGCCTCCTTCTCCGAGTCCAAACCAGATGGCATTGCTCCAGCTAAGAAGGCAAAACCAACAGCACCTCTTG ATTCAATCCCAGCCTcgagacctggttcag GTAAAGCCACAACGCTGTTCAGCCGCCACACCAAGGCAATCGTGTGGGGGATGCAGACCCGGGCTGTCCAAGGAATGCTGGACTTTGATTACATTTGCTCCCGGGATGAACCTTCCGTGGCTGCCATGGTTTATCCGTTCAC TGGTGACCACAGGCAGAAGTTCTACTGGGGCCACAAAGAAATCCTGATCCCAGTCTACAAGAACATGTCAGATGCCATGAGGAAGCACCCAGAGGTGGATGTTCTCATCAACTTCGCGTCCCTGCGCTCTGCCTATGACAGCACTGTTGAAACCATGAATTATCCTCAG ATCCGCACCATTGCCATTATTGCTGAGGGCATTCCAGAGGCCCTGACACGCAAACTGATCAAGACAGCTGATAAAAAGGGAGTCACCATCATTGGGCCTGCAACT GTTGGTGGGATCAAGCCAGGTTGCTTTAAAATAGGCAACACAGGAGGCATGCTGGATAACATCTTGGCATCGAAGCTGTACCGCCCTGGCAGTGTGGCCTACGTGTCCCGCTCTGGAGGGATGTCCAACGAGCTCAACAACATCATCTCCCGGACCACTGACGGGGTCTACGAGGGGGTGGCCATCGGAGGAGACAG ATATCCTGGTTCAACTTTTATGGATCATGTCTTGCGTTATCAGGATACTCCAGGAGTGAAGATGATTGTAGTACTGGGGGAG attgGAGGCACAGAAGAGTACAAGATCTGCAGGGGTGTTAAAGAAGGCCGGATTACCAAGCCAGTGGTGTGCTGGTGCATTGGTACTTGTGCCACCATGTTCTCCTCAGAG GTGCAGTTTGGCCATGCAGGAGCTTGTGCCAACCAGGCCTCTGAAACCGCTGTAGCAAAGAACCAAGCCTTAAAGGAAGCTGGAGTGTTTGTTCCCCGGAGTTTTGATGAGCTGGGAGAGGTCATTCA GTCTGTGTACCAGGATCTTGTGGCCAAAAGAGTGATTGAACCAGCTGAAGAAGTGCCTCCTCCAACTGTGCCAATGGATTACTCCTGGGCAAGG GAGTTGGGGCTGATTCGCAAACCAGCTTCCTTCATGACCAGCATCTGTGATGAGCGAGGACAGGAGCTGATCTATGCTGGGATGCCCATCACCGAGGTCTTCAAAGAGGAGATGGGAATTGGAGGGGTTCTAGGCCTGCTCTGGTTTCAGAGGAG GTTACCCAGGTACGCCTGCCAGTTCATTGAGATGTGCCTGATGGTGACAGCAGACCACGGGCCAGCCGTGTCCGGAGCCCACAACACCATtgtctgtgccagggctggcaaagatCTGGTTTCAAGCCTCACTTCAGGCCTTCTTACTATT GGTGACCGGTTTGGGGGAGCACTTGATGCTGCAGCCAAAATGTTCAGCAAAGCTTTTGACAGTGGGATTATCCCTATGGAATTTGTGAATAAGATGAAGAAAGAAGGGAAGCTGATCATGGGCATTGGACACCGAGTGAAATCA ATAAACAACCCTGACATGAGAGTTCAGATTCTCAAGGACTATGTGAAGCAGCACTTCCCAGCCACTCCTCTGCTGGACTACGCACTTGAAGTAGAAAAAATCACAACTTCCAAG AAACCAAACCTTATCCTGAACGTAGATGGCTTTATTGGAGTGGCCTTTGTTGATGTGCTCAGGAATTGTGGCTCTTTCACACG GGAAGAAGCAGATGAATATATTGATATAGGAGCTCTCAATGGCATCTTTGTACTGGGCAGGAGTATGGGATTCATTG GACACTACCTGGACCAGAAGAGATTGAAGCAGGGTCTGTACCGTCACCCCTGGGATGACATATCCTATGTCCTACCAGAGCACATGACCATGTGA
- the ACLY gene encoding ATP-citrate synthase isoform X4, which translates to MSAKAISEQTGKEFLYKYICTSSAIQNRFKYARVTPATDWARLTQDHPWLLSERLVVKPDQLIKRRGKLGLVGINLTLDQVKAWLKQRLGQETTIANAKGILKNFLIEPFVPHKQEEEFYVCIYAAREGDYVLFHHEGGVDVGDVDAKAQKLLVAVDEKLSESDVKKHLLQHAPADKKDVLASFICGLFNLYEDLYFTYLEINPLVVTKDGVYILDLAAKIDATADYICKVKWGDVEFPPPFGREAYPEEAYIADLDAKSGASLKLTILNPKGRIWTMVAGGGASVVYSDTICDLGGVNELANYGEYSGAPSEQQTYDYAKTILSLMTREKHPEGKILIIGGSIANFTNVAATFKGIVRAIKDYQGPLKEHEVRIFVRRGGPNYQEGLRVMGEVGKTTGIPIHVFGTETHMTAIVGMALGHRPIPNQPPAAAHTANFLLNASGSPSTPAPSRTASFSESKPDGIAPAKKAKPTAPLGKATTLFSRHTKAIVWGMQTRAVQGMLDFDYICSRDEPSVAAMVYPFTGDHRQKFYWGHKEILIPVYKNMSDAMRKHPEVDVLINFASLRSAYDSTVETMNYPQIRTIAIIAEGIPEALTRKLIKTADKKGVTIIGPATVGGIKPGCFKIGNTGGMLDNILASKLYRPGSVAYVSRSGGMSNELNNIISRTTDGVYEGVAIGGDRYPGSTFMDHVLRYQDTPGVKMIVVLGEIGGTEEYKICRGVKEGRITKPVVCWCIGTCATMFSSEVQFGHAGACANQASETAVAKNQALKEAGVFVPRSFDELGEVIQSVYQDLVAKRVIEPAEEVPPPTVPMDYSWARELGLIRKPASFMTSICDERGQELIYAGMPITEVFKEEMGIGGVLGLLWFQRRLPRYACQFIEMCLMVTADHGPAVSGAHNTIVCARAGKDLVSSLTSGLLTIGDRFGGALDAAAKMFSKAFDSGIIPMEFVNKMKKEGKLIMGIGHRVKSINNPDMRVQILKDYVKQHFPATPLLDYALEVEKITTSKKPNLILNVDGFIGVAFVDVLRNCGSFTREEADEYIDIGALNGIFVLGRSMGFIGHYLDQKRLKQGLYRHPWDDISYVLPEHMTM; encoded by the exons ATGTCAGCCAAAGCCATCTCTGAGCAGACGGGGAAGGAGTTTTTGTACAAGTACATCTGCACGTCCTCTGCCATCCAGAACCGCTTCAAGTATGCCCGGGTCACCCCCGCCACGGACTGGGCACGGCTCACCCAGGACCACCCGTGGCTCCTGAGCGAG CGTTTAGTGGTGAAGCCAGATCAGCTCATTAAGAGGCGTGGGAAGCTTGGCCTGGTTGGGATTAACCTCACTCTGGATCAGGTGAAGGCTTGGCTCAAGCAGCGCCTGGGCCAGGAAACCACG ATTGCTAATGCAAAGGGAATCCTAAAGAACTTTCTGATTGAACCCTTCGTCCCTCACAAGCAG GAGGAAGAGTTCTATGTGTGCATATACGCTGCCCGTGAGGGAGACTATGTGCTCTTCCACCACGAAGGGGGTGTGGATGTAGGAGATGTGGATGCCAAAGCTCAGAAGCTGCTCGTGGCAGTGGATGAGAAGCTCAGTGAGTCGGATGTGAAGAAGCATCTCCTGCAGCATGCACCAGCTGACAAGAAGGA tgtcttgGCCAGCTTCATCTGTGGCCTGTTCAACCTTTATGAAGATCTGTATTTTACGTACCTCGAGATCAATCCATTAG TGGTGACTAAGGATGGTGTTTACATCCTCGATCTGGCTGCGAAGATTGATGCGACGGCTGACTACATCTGCAAAGTGAAGTGGGGGGATGTGGAGTTCCCCCCTCCTTTTGGCAGGGAAGCTTACCCTGAG GAAGCCTACATTGCTGACCTGGATGCCAAGAGTGGGGCCAGCCTGAAGCTCACGATCCTGAACCCCAAAGGCAGGATCTGGACCATGGTGGCTGGTGGTGGTGCTTCAGTGGTGTACAG TGACACCATTTGTGACCTGGGGGGTGTGAATGAACTGGCAAACTACGGGGAGTACTCAGGAGCCCCGAGTGAGCAGCAGACCTATGACTATGCTAAAACCATCCTTTCCCTCATGACCCGAGAGAAGCACCCAGAAG GGAAGATCCTGATTATTGGAGGCAGCATTGCAAACTTCACCAATGTAGCAGCCACCTTTAAA GGCATTGTGAGAGCAATTAAGGATTACCAAGGCCCTCTGAAGGAGCATGAGGTGAGGATCTTCGTACGAAGAGGAGGCCCGAACTACCAGGAAGGGTTACGTGTCATGGGAGAAGTTG GGAAGACCACAGGGATCCCCATCCACGTGTTTGGCACGGAGACACACATGACTGCCATCGTGGGCATGGCGCTGGGCCACCGGCCCATCCCCAACCAGCCGCCTGCCGCCGCCCACACCGCCAACTTCCTCCTCAACGCCAGCGGCAGCCCCTCG ACTCCAGCACCGAGCAGAACCGCCTCCTTCTCCGAGTCCAAACCAGATGGCATTGCTCCAGCTAAGAAGGCAAAACCAACAGCACCTCTTG GTAAAGCCACAACGCTGTTCAGCCGCCACACCAAGGCAATCGTGTGGGGGATGCAGACCCGGGCTGTCCAAGGAATGCTGGACTTTGATTACATTTGCTCCCGGGATGAACCTTCCGTGGCTGCCATGGTTTATCCGTTCAC TGGTGACCACAGGCAGAAGTTCTACTGGGGCCACAAAGAAATCCTGATCCCAGTCTACAAGAACATGTCAGATGCCATGAGGAAGCACCCAGAGGTGGATGTTCTCATCAACTTCGCGTCCCTGCGCTCTGCCTATGACAGCACTGTTGAAACCATGAATTATCCTCAG ATCCGCACCATTGCCATTATTGCTGAGGGCATTCCAGAGGCCCTGACACGCAAACTGATCAAGACAGCTGATAAAAAGGGAGTCACCATCATTGGGCCTGCAACT GTTGGTGGGATCAAGCCAGGTTGCTTTAAAATAGGCAACACAGGAGGCATGCTGGATAACATCTTGGCATCGAAGCTGTACCGCCCTGGCAGTGTGGCCTACGTGTCCCGCTCTGGAGGGATGTCCAACGAGCTCAACAACATCATCTCCCGGACCACTGACGGGGTCTACGAGGGGGTGGCCATCGGAGGAGACAG ATATCCTGGTTCAACTTTTATGGATCATGTCTTGCGTTATCAGGATACTCCAGGAGTGAAGATGATTGTAGTACTGGGGGAG attgGAGGCACAGAAGAGTACAAGATCTGCAGGGGTGTTAAAGAAGGCCGGATTACCAAGCCAGTGGTGTGCTGGTGCATTGGTACTTGTGCCACCATGTTCTCCTCAGAG GTGCAGTTTGGCCATGCAGGAGCTTGTGCCAACCAGGCCTCTGAAACCGCTGTAGCAAAGAACCAAGCCTTAAAGGAAGCTGGAGTGTTTGTTCCCCGGAGTTTTGATGAGCTGGGAGAGGTCATTCA GTCTGTGTACCAGGATCTTGTGGCCAAAAGAGTGATTGAACCAGCTGAAGAAGTGCCTCCTCCAACTGTGCCAATGGATTACTCCTGGGCAAGG GAGTTGGGGCTGATTCGCAAACCAGCTTCCTTCATGACCAGCATCTGTGATGAGCGAGGACAGGAGCTGATCTATGCTGGGATGCCCATCACCGAGGTCTTCAAAGAGGAGATGGGAATTGGAGGGGTTCTAGGCCTGCTCTGGTTTCAGAGGAG GTTACCCAGGTACGCCTGCCAGTTCATTGAGATGTGCCTGATGGTGACAGCAGACCACGGGCCAGCCGTGTCCGGAGCCCACAACACCATtgtctgtgccagggctggcaaagatCTGGTTTCAAGCCTCACTTCAGGCCTTCTTACTATT GGTGACCGGTTTGGGGGAGCACTTGATGCTGCAGCCAAAATGTTCAGCAAAGCTTTTGACAGTGGGATTATCCCTATGGAATTTGTGAATAAGATGAAGAAAGAAGGGAAGCTGATCATGGGCATTGGACACCGAGTGAAATCA ATAAACAACCCTGACATGAGAGTTCAGATTCTCAAGGACTATGTGAAGCAGCACTTCCCAGCCACTCCTCTGCTGGACTACGCACTTGAAGTAGAAAAAATCACAACTTCCAAG AAACCAAACCTTATCCTGAACGTAGATGGCTTTATTGGAGTGGCCTTTGTTGATGTGCTCAGGAATTGTGGCTCTTTCACACG GGAAGAAGCAGATGAATATATTGATATAGGAGCTCTCAATGGCATCTTTGTACTGGGCAGGAGTATGGGATTCATTG GACACTACCTGGACCAGAAGAGATTGAAGCAGGGTCTGTACCGTCACCCCTGGGATGACATATCCTATGTCCTACCAGAGCACATGACCATGTGA
- the ACLY gene encoding ATP-citrate synthase isoform X3, with protein sequence MSAKAISEQTGKEFLYKYICTSSAIQNRFKYARVTPATDWARLTQDHPWLLSERLVVKPDQLIKRRGKLGLVGINLTLDQVKAWLKQRLGQETTIANAKGILKNFLIEPFVPHKQEEEFYVCIYAAREGDYVLFHHEGGVDVGDVDAKAQKLLVAVDEKLSESDVKKHLLQHAPADKKDVLASFICGLFNLYEDLYFTYLEINPLVVTKDGVYILDLAAKIDATADYICKVKWGDVEFPPPFGREAYPEATYIADLDAKSGASLKLTILNPKGRIWTMVAGGGASVVYSDTICDLGGVNELANYGEYSGAPSEQQTYDYAKTILSLMTREKHPEGKILIIGGSIANFTNVAATFKGIVRAIKDYQGPLKEHEVRIFVRRGGPNYQEGLRVMGEVGKTTGIPIHVFGTETHMTAIVGMALGHRPIPNQPPAAAHTANFLLNASGSPSTPAPSRTASFSESKPDGIAPAKKAKPTAPLGKATTLFSRHTKAIVWGMQTRAVQGMLDFDYICSRDEPSVAAMVYPFTGDHRQKFYWGHKEILIPVYKNMSDAMRKHPEVDVLINFASLRSAYDSTVETMNYPQIRTIAIIAEGIPEALTRKLIKTADKKGVTIIGPATVGGIKPGCFKIGNTGGMLDNILASKLYRPGSVAYVSRSGGMSNELNNIISRTTDGVYEGVAIGGDRYPGSTFMDHVLRYQDTPGVKMIVVLGEIGGTEEYKICRGVKEGRITKPVVCWCIGTCATMFSSEVQFGHAGACANQASETAVAKNQALKEAGVFVPRSFDELGEVIQSVYQDLVAKRVIEPAEEVPPPTVPMDYSWARELGLIRKPASFMTSICDERGQELIYAGMPITEVFKEEMGIGGVLGLLWFQRRLPRYACQFIEMCLMVTADHGPAVSGAHNTIVCARAGKDLVSSLTSGLLTIGDRFGGALDAAAKMFSKAFDSGIIPMEFVNKMKKEGKLIMGIGHRVKSINNPDMRVQILKDYVKQHFPATPLLDYALEVEKITTSKKPNLILNVDGFIGVAFVDVLRNCGSFTREEADEYIDIGALNGIFVLGRSMGFIGHYLDQKRLKQGLYRHPWDDISYVLPEHMTM encoded by the exons ATGTCAGCCAAAGCCATCTCTGAGCAGACGGGGAAGGAGTTTTTGTACAAGTACATCTGCACGTCCTCTGCCATCCAGAACCGCTTCAAGTATGCCCGGGTCACCCCCGCCACGGACTGGGCACGGCTCACCCAGGACCACCCGTGGCTCCTGAGCGAG CGTTTAGTGGTGAAGCCAGATCAGCTCATTAAGAGGCGTGGGAAGCTTGGCCTGGTTGGGATTAACCTCACTCTGGATCAGGTGAAGGCTTGGCTCAAGCAGCGCCTGGGCCAGGAAACCACG ATTGCTAATGCAAAGGGAATCCTAAAGAACTTTCTGATTGAACCCTTCGTCCCTCACAAGCAG GAGGAAGAGTTCTATGTGTGCATATACGCTGCCCGTGAGGGAGACTATGTGCTCTTCCACCACGAAGGGGGTGTGGATGTAGGAGATGTGGATGCCAAAGCTCAGAAGCTGCTCGTGGCAGTGGATGAGAAGCTCAGTGAGTCGGATGTGAAGAAGCATCTCCTGCAGCATGCACCAGCTGACAAGAAGGA tgtcttgGCCAGCTTCATCTGTGGCCTGTTCAACCTTTATGAAGATCTGTATTTTACGTACCTCGAGATCAATCCATTAG TGGTGACTAAGGATGGTGTTTACATCCTCGATCTGGCTGCGAAGATTGATGCGACGGCTGACTACATCTGCAAAGTGAAGTGGGGGGATGTGGAGTTCCCCCCTCCTTTTGGCAGGGAAGCTTACCCTGAGGCAA CCTACATTGCTGACCTGGATGCCAAGAGTGGGGCCAGCCTGAAGCTCACGATCCTGAACCCCAAAGGCAGGATCTGGACCATGGTGGCTGGTGGTGGTGCTTCAGTGGTGTACAG TGACACCATTTGTGACCTGGGGGGTGTGAATGAACTGGCAAACTACGGGGAGTACTCAGGAGCCCCGAGTGAGCAGCAGACCTATGACTATGCTAAAACCATCCTTTCCCTCATGACCCGAGAGAAGCACCCAGAAG GGAAGATCCTGATTATTGGAGGCAGCATTGCAAACTTCACCAATGTAGCAGCCACCTTTAAA GGCATTGTGAGAGCAATTAAGGATTACCAAGGCCCTCTGAAGGAGCATGAGGTGAGGATCTTCGTACGAAGAGGAGGCCCGAACTACCAGGAAGGGTTACGTGTCATGGGAGAAGTTG GGAAGACCACAGGGATCCCCATCCACGTGTTTGGCACGGAGACACACATGACTGCCATCGTGGGCATGGCGCTGGGCCACCGGCCCATCCCCAACCAGCCGCCTGCCGCCGCCCACACCGCCAACTTCCTCCTCAACGCCAGCGGCAGCCCCTCG ACTCCAGCACCGAGCAGAACCGCCTCCTTCTCCGAGTCCAAACCAGATGGCATTGCTCCAGCTAAGAAGGCAAAACCAACAGCACCTCTTG GTAAAGCCACAACGCTGTTCAGCCGCCACACCAAGGCAATCGTGTGGGGGATGCAGACCCGGGCTGTCCAAGGAATGCTGGACTTTGATTACATTTGCTCCCGGGATGAACCTTCCGTGGCTGCCATGGTTTATCCGTTCAC TGGTGACCACAGGCAGAAGTTCTACTGGGGCCACAAAGAAATCCTGATCCCAGTCTACAAGAACATGTCAGATGCCATGAGGAAGCACCCAGAGGTGGATGTTCTCATCAACTTCGCGTCCCTGCGCTCTGCCTATGACAGCACTGTTGAAACCATGAATTATCCTCAG ATCCGCACCATTGCCATTATTGCTGAGGGCATTCCAGAGGCCCTGACACGCAAACTGATCAAGACAGCTGATAAAAAGGGAGTCACCATCATTGGGCCTGCAACT GTTGGTGGGATCAAGCCAGGTTGCTTTAAAATAGGCAACACAGGAGGCATGCTGGATAACATCTTGGCATCGAAGCTGTACCGCCCTGGCAGTGTGGCCTACGTGTCCCGCTCTGGAGGGATGTCCAACGAGCTCAACAACATCATCTCCCGGACCACTGACGGGGTCTACGAGGGGGTGGCCATCGGAGGAGACAG ATATCCTGGTTCAACTTTTATGGATCATGTCTTGCGTTATCAGGATACTCCAGGAGTGAAGATGATTGTAGTACTGGGGGAG attgGAGGCACAGAAGAGTACAAGATCTGCAGGGGTGTTAAAGAAGGCCGGATTACCAAGCCAGTGGTGTGCTGGTGCATTGGTACTTGTGCCACCATGTTCTCCTCAGAG GTGCAGTTTGGCCATGCAGGAGCTTGTGCCAACCAGGCCTCTGAAACCGCTGTAGCAAAGAACCAAGCCTTAAAGGAAGCTGGAGTGTTTGTTCCCCGGAGTTTTGATGAGCTGGGAGAGGTCATTCA GTCTGTGTACCAGGATCTTGTGGCCAAAAGAGTGATTGAACCAGCTGAAGAAGTGCCTCCTCCAACTGTGCCAATGGATTACTCCTGGGCAAGG GAGTTGGGGCTGATTCGCAAACCAGCTTCCTTCATGACCAGCATCTGTGATGAGCGAGGACAGGAGCTGATCTATGCTGGGATGCCCATCACCGAGGTCTTCAAAGAGGAGATGGGAATTGGAGGGGTTCTAGGCCTGCTCTGGTTTCAGAGGAG GTTACCCAGGTACGCCTGCCAGTTCATTGAGATGTGCCTGATGGTGACAGCAGACCACGGGCCAGCCGTGTCCGGAGCCCACAACACCATtgtctgtgccagggctggcaaagatCTGGTTTCAAGCCTCACTTCAGGCCTTCTTACTATT GGTGACCGGTTTGGGGGAGCACTTGATGCTGCAGCCAAAATGTTCAGCAAAGCTTTTGACAGTGGGATTATCCCTATGGAATTTGTGAATAAGATGAAGAAAGAAGGGAAGCTGATCATGGGCATTGGACACCGAGTGAAATCA ATAAACAACCCTGACATGAGAGTTCAGATTCTCAAGGACTATGTGAAGCAGCACTTCCCAGCCACTCCTCTGCTGGACTACGCACTTGAAGTAGAAAAAATCACAACTTCCAAG AAACCAAACCTTATCCTGAACGTAGATGGCTTTATTGGAGTGGCCTTTGTTGATGTGCTCAGGAATTGTGGCTCTTTCACACG GGAAGAAGCAGATGAATATATTGATATAGGAGCTCTCAATGGCATCTTTGTACTGGGCAGGAGTATGGGATTCATTG GACACTACCTGGACCAGAAGAGATTGAAGCAGGGTCTGTACCGTCACCCCTGGGATGACATATCCTATGTCCTACCAGAGCACATGACCATGTGA